In a single window of the Nodularia sp. LEGE 06071 genome:
- a CDS encoding helicase HerA domain-containing protein, giving the protein MNSVQPLGSVIQGSLTGGLEVRLHPDISVEDMRVGKFLVVHGLRSRFFCMLTDVALGTANDRIIASPPNWEDTFLREVLAGSGTYGTINLSPMLMFTPESDECLSSNNGKSANGFVPSATGLASFQAQTSTTMELLPVKTIPSHFSQVYEASVDDFRRVFGWEDDPQRRNFSIGKPLDMDVPVCIDLNRFVERSNGVFGKSGTGKSFLTRLLLAGVIRKNAAVNLIFDMHSEYGWEAVAEGKNVNTVKGLKQLFPGKVEVYTLDPESTKRRGVRDAQELYLSYEQIEVEDIKLCSRDLGLSDAALDNANILYSEFGKSWIVQLLNMTNEEIEMFCDEKRGHKGSIMGLQRKLLRMDSLKYMRGVCPQNYISKIVQCLEAGKNVVIEFGSQSNMLSYMLVTNMITRRIHEHYVKKADKFLQSKNPCDRPTPLMITIEEAHRFLDPGVVQSTIFGTIARELRKYFVTLLVVDQRPSGIDNEVMSQIGTRITALLNDDKDIDAIFTGVSGAGGLRSVLAKLDSKQQALILGHAVPMPVVVKTRPYDATFYAEIGDPAWEEKPDAEVFAAAELAKADLGF; this is encoded by the coding sequence ATGAATTCGGTACAACCATTAGGTTCAGTAATCCAAGGTTCTCTGACTGGGGGATTAGAAGTACGACTACACCCGGATATTTCGGTTGAAGATATGCGGGTAGGTAAATTTTTAGTTGTGCATGGACTGCGATCGCGCTTTTTCTGTATGCTGACAGATGTCGCATTGGGAACTGCGAATGATCGCATTATTGCTAGTCCCCCCAATTGGGAAGACACCTTTTTACGAGAAGTTTTAGCTGGTAGTGGTACATACGGTACTATCAACCTCTCACCGATGTTGATGTTCACACCCGAATCTGATGAATGTTTGTCATCCAATAATGGCAAATCAGCTAACGGTTTTGTCCCATCAGCAACTGGTTTAGCGTCATTTCAGGCTCAAACTAGTACCACGATGGAATTACTCCCGGTGAAAACTATTCCCAGTCACTTTAGCCAAGTTTACGAAGCCAGTGTGGATGATTTTCGTCGAGTATTTGGTTGGGAAGATGACCCCCAAAGGCGAAATTTCTCTATCGGTAAACCCTTAGATATGGATGTGCCTGTTTGTATCGATTTAAACCGCTTTGTTGAACGCAGTAATGGAGTATTTGGTAAATCGGGGACTGGTAAATCCTTCCTGACACGTTTACTTTTAGCCGGAGTCATCCGCAAAAATGCGGCAGTCAACTTGATATTTGATATGCACTCCGAGTATGGCTGGGAAGCAGTAGCCGAAGGTAAAAACGTGAATACTGTTAAAGGCTTAAAGCAACTATTTCCTGGTAAAGTAGAAGTCTACACCCTTGATCCCGAATCTACAAAACGCCGGGGTGTGCGTGATGCTCAAGAACTATATTTAAGTTACGAGCAAATTGAAGTTGAAGATATCAAGTTATGCAGTCGAGATTTAGGATTATCGGATGCAGCTTTGGATAACGCGAATATTTTGTATAGCGAGTTCGGCAAATCTTGGATAGTCCAATTGCTGAATATGACTAACGAAGAAATCGAAATGTTCTGCGACGAAAAGCGGGGACATAAAGGTTCAATTATGGGATTGCAGCGTAAACTCCTCCGCATGGATAGTTTAAAGTATATGCGAGGAGTTTGCCCCCAGAATTATATTAGTAAAATTGTGCAGTGTTTGGAAGCTGGGAAAAACGTAGTGATAGAATTTGGTTCCCAGTCCAATATGCTTTCTTATATGTTGGTGACTAATATGATCACCAGACGCATTCATGAACATTATGTCAAGAAAGCCGATAAATTTTTACAAAGCAAGAATCCATGCGATCGCCCCACACCATTAATGATTACCATTGAAGAGGCGCACCGTTTCCTTGACCCAGGAGTGGTACAAAGTACAATCTTTGGAACTATTGCCAGGGAACTGCGAAAATATTTTGTAACTTTGTTAGTTGTAGACCAACGTCCATCGGGGATTGATAATGAAGTAATGTCTCAAATTGGGACACGAATCACCGCTTTGCTCAATGATGATAAAGATATTGATGCCATTTTTACAGGTGTATCTGGTGCGGGTGGTTTGCGGTCAGTATTAGCTAAATTAGATTCTAAGCAACAAGCTTTAATTTTAGGTCATGCTGTACCCATGCCGGTGGTTGTAAAAACTCGTCCTTATGACGCAACTTTCTATGCAGAAATCGGTGACCCCGCTTGGGAAGAAAAACCAGATGCAGAAGTGTTCGCTGCGGCGGAATTAGCAAAAGCTGACTTAGGTTTTTAG
- a CDS encoding glutathione S-transferase family protein, producing MLELYQWELSHYSEKVRLILDYKGLNYRKIEVTPGMGQVDLVRLTGQRQVPVLKDGSRYIVDSTEIAKYLDLEYPERPLIPQDPKQRGLCLLIEEWADESIAVKGRKALFSAISQDQNFRQSLLPNSTPDIFKNLVAGVPSDVLTVLGFGVGFSPNVIKSAIADLKQDLESLTLLLADSPYLTGDEPTLADLAVAGLSILLKFPEGAYLDLPVGLRGKGVPGLADNPDYQPFFNWRDRLYAQFRKPLMSLPTAGSVPTSIQID from the coding sequence ATGCTGGAATTATACCAATGGGAATTATCTCACTACTCAGAGAAAGTGCGGTTAATCCTAGATTATAAAGGTCTAAATTACCGTAAGATAGAAGTTACGCCTGGGATGGGACAAGTCGATTTAGTCCGCCTGACTGGTCAAAGGCAAGTGCCAGTTTTAAAAGACGGTAGTAGATATATTGTTGATTCTACGGAAATTGCTAAATATTTAGACTTAGAATATCCTGAGCGCCCACTCATACCTCAAGATCCAAAGCAGCGGGGTTTATGCTTATTGATCGAAGAATGGGCAGATGAGTCCATAGCTGTCAAAGGCAGAAAAGCTCTTTTCTCTGCCATTAGTCAAGACCAAAATTTCCGCCAGTCTTTATTACCTAATTCCACACCTGATATCTTCAAAAATTTAGTGGCTGGAGTACCCAGTGATGTGTTGACTGTTTTGGGTTTTGGGGTGGGTTTTAGTCCCAATGTGATCAAATCAGCGATCGCCGACTTGAAACAAGATTTAGAATCGTTAACACTATTATTAGCGGATAGTCCATATTTAACCGGAGATGAGCCAACCTTAGCTGACTTAGCAGTGGCTGGTTTATCAATTTTGCTGAAGTTCCCCGAAGGAGCTTATCTGGATTTACCAGTTGGTCTGCGAGGTAAAGGTGTACCGGGATTAGCGGATAATCCTGATTATCAACCATTCTTTAATTGGCGCGATCGCTTATATGCTCAATTCCGTAAACCATTAATGAGTTTACCGACCGCTGGATCAGTACCGACTTCTATTCAAATTGATTAG
- a CDS encoding fasciclin domain-containing protein — MKTNYSKFLTKLAGVVGLASVSLLVTLPSRANQVTNNLVAQAGRGVLNPRPSIFNEPPYNRGPRTTTPATPTPGVRPGVTPTPPTTPTTPTTPTTPPEAGTQNQTLLALAESSPNFKTLTAALKAAGLTEALQGKDNLTVFAPTDAAFAKLPADAVSDLLKPENKEVLLQLLTYHVVSGTVLSTDLKSGEVQSLEGGAITVKVSPDGVMVNDAKVVQADIKGSNGVIHAIDQVILPPDL, encoded by the coding sequence ATGAAGACAAATTACAGCAAATTCTTGACCAAATTGGCTGGTGTAGTCGGTTTAGCGAGCGTTAGCCTCCTAGTGACTTTACCATCTAGAGCCAATCAGGTAACCAATAATTTAGTAGCACAGGCTGGTCGTGGAGTCCTAAATCCTAGACCCAGTATTTTCAATGAGCCTCCCTATAACCGTGGTCCTCGGACTACCACTCCGGCTACACCAACCCCAGGAGTCAGACCAGGAGTCACACCAACACCCCCTACAACTCCTACAACTCCTACAACTCCTACAACTCCTCCGGAAGCAGGGACACAAAACCAAACTTTGTTAGCATTGGCAGAGTCTAGCCCTAACTTTAAAACCTTAACCGCAGCTTTAAAAGCAGCCGGATTGACAGAAGCTTTGCAAGGTAAAGATAACTTAACGGTATTTGCTCCCACTGACGCTGCATTTGCTAAATTACCCGCAGATGCTGTGAGCGATTTGTTGAAGCCAGAGAATAAAGAAGTTTTGTTGCAGCTATTAACTTACCATGTTGTCAGTGGTACGGTTTTATCGACTGATTTGAAATCGGGCGAAGTCCAAAGCCTTGAAGGTGGTGCAATCACTGTCAAAGTGAGTCCTGATGGTGTAATGGTAAATGACGCTAAGGTAGTTCAGGCAGATATCAAAGGTAGTAATGGTGTAATACACGCGATCGATCAGGTGATTTTACCTCCTGACTTGTAG